In Terriglobia bacterium, the DNA window AGTGGGCCGCTGCGATCTGCTTCTCCTGGATTCGAATGTCAGCGGAAATGCGCCTGAGGACCGCGACCTGACTTCGCGCCTCTACGGCGGTGATGGCCGCGTGCGCATCCGGCAGGAGTTGCTTCTTGGCGTCGGTGGATTTCGCGCGTTGAAGGCCTTAGGCATCACGCCGGGCGTGCTTCACCTCAACGAAGGGCACAGCGCTTTCGCGGTGCTGGAGGCCATTCGGAGCCGCAGAGAGGAAGAAGGGATCGGTTTCGAAGAGGCCGCTCGCCGCGTTTCCCGTGAGGTCGTTTTTACAACGCACACGCCGGTCCCCGCCGGCCACGACCGTTTCCACCGCGAGCTCGTCGAAGAACATCTCGGACCGTTGCGTCAGGCCCTCGGCCTTTCACACGACAGGCTGATGGAATTCGGCCGCGAAAATCCCTTCAATCCCGACGAGGGATTCTGCATGACCGTTCTTGGCCTGAAACTCTCGCGCCGCGCAAACGCCGTTTCGGCACTGCATGGAGAGGTATCGCGTGCGATGTGGACGGTATTGTATCCGGGCAAGTCTGAAGATGCCGTGCCGATCGGACACATCACCAACGGCGTGCATGTTCCGACCTGGCTCGCGCCACAAATGTTCCGCCTCTACGACCGCCACTTCGGTCCGGGCTGGCACGAACACAGCAGCGATCCGGGAATCTGGGAGGGAATCGATCGGGTCGACGACGGCGAGTTGTGGGAAACGCATCTCAGCCTGAAATCCCAGCTGCTGGAATTCGTCCGCTTGCGCGCGATCGAACAGAACAAACTCCGCGGCGAACCTTCAATAGCCGTCAGGCGGGTCCTCAGTCCGGATGCTCTGACCATCGGTTTCGCACGCCGGTTTGCGACGTATAAGAGAGCGAATCTGATTCTGGCCGATATCGAGAAGCTTGCCTCGATGGTGAACGACGCCAAACGGCCAGTTCAATTTATTTTTGCCGGTAAAGCGCATCCGCACGATGAGCCCGGCAAGCGGGTGCTTCAGCAGATTGCTGAATTGATGAAGCATCGGGAGTTTGGCGACAAGTTTGTCTTTGTCGAGGATTATGACATCAATGTGGGGCGCTACCTCGTTCAGGGCGTCGATGTCTGGTTGAACAATCCTCGGCGCCCACTCGAGGCATCCGGGACCAGCGGCCAAAAGGTCGTCTTGAACGGCGGCCTCAATCTGTCGATTCTCGATGGCTGGTGGGCTGAAGCCTACGACGGACTGAACGGCTTCGCGATCGGAACCGGCAGAACGCATACGCGAATGGACATCCACGACACCCGTGACGGCGAAGACCTCTATCGCGTTTTGCACGACGAGGTCATCCCGCTGTACTACCACCGCGATCACGATGGGCTCCCCCGCGGCTGGATCAAACGGATGAAACGCACGATCCGCACGCTCGGCTGGCGCTTCAACGCCGACCGCATGGTTATGGATTACACGACCAATTGTTATATTCCGGCTGCGGGCGGCAGGTCGAGCTCATCGGCTGGTGGGCTGAGTTAAGGGCGTGGTGTAGTTCAATTTGAAGTCCGCTGCAGGCGAGCAACTCCCCTCCTGGAACAGGACGGGAGGCTGCCGCCACTGCACTCTTACCCGAAGTCTAACGGCCCTCCGGGCCTATCGCAGCCGCCGGCTGAACGTAAACCTCTACCTCGACCGTCTGGCTGCCGCCGCCCAGGCTGATGCCTTTCACCGGAGTGACATCCGCATAGTCGCGCCCCCATGCGAGCGTGATGTGGCTGTCGGAAACCATCAGATCGTTTGTAGGATCGAAACCGAGCCAGCCGGCTCCCGGAAAGAAAACGGAAACCCACGCGTGCGAGGCCTGCGCGCCCTGGACTTTGGGGCCGGGCCGCACGTAACCGCTGACATAGCGCGCCGCCAGCCGCTGTGAGCGCACGGCTCCGATCATGACGTGGGCAAAGTCCTGACACACACCGCGGCGGTTTTTCATCACTTCAGCGAGAGGTGTGCTGATGGACGTCGATTGCGGGCGATATTTGAAGTCGGCGTGAATCCGATGCGTCAGGTCTTGAATGGTCTCGAGAATCGTCCGGCCGGTAACGAAGCTGGCACGGGCATATTCATCGAGCTGCGGCGTTACCGAAACGTGCGGCGAACTATAGATGAATTCCGACGCTTCGATGGTTGCCTCATCGGATTGCCCGGCGATCGCCGCTCGAGCGTCATTCCATGACATCAGCGGAGGGGGTCCTCCCTTGCCCGGGTTCACTTCCACCACGCTCTCGGAACGAATCTCCAGACGCTCGTGTTTTTCGAAAAGCTCGAATGATGTGACGTCGTTCTCGTAATAATCCTTGCGGCCATGCATGAACGCCGGCTCGGGTTGAACATGGATCCCGGTCTTCCGGACGTTCTGATCCGCAAACGTGCGCGGGGTCAGCCGAACCTCGTTGAGCGAGTGCGAGACCGGAGTCTCATAGATATACCGGGTCGTGTGCGTCACCTGAAACAGCATCGGCTTATCGAATCGCTCTCCTCACCATGACGCCGTGAAACGGCAGGCTGTCAGGTTGCTGAAGTACCGCTCGGTCAATGCATCCGAAAGATCCCAGAGATCCGTCTTCAGGCTGCCGACAAGCTGGTCCAGGGCGCCAAAGCTGCCGCCGGCTTCCCGCCGCGCGATATCCGTCATTGCCGTCGAATGGATCGCATCCAGGGCTTTCGTTACGAGTTCCTGTTCCGGCGAGTTTCCCGCTCCCTCCTCGCGCGCCTGCAGGCGCACGAACTGGTGGTGCAGGGTGGCCAGTTGAAAGGCCACGGATCGTGGATTCGATTCATCCGCAACCAGCAGTTCCAGGACTAGATCGGTCTGGACCACGGTCGGATACCGCCGGCGATACGTGATCGAACTGTCCGCAATCTGCAGCAGAACGTGCAGAGACGGCTCTACATCGGCGGTGGCGGAATCCAGACTCGAATGCAGCAGTTCGGAAGTCTGGAGCGCGCGCTCCATGCGGCGGCCGATTTCCAGAAACCGCCAGCCGGCGCCGCGTGTCGTGTTTTCCATGAGGAGGCCTGAAAAGGCCGAAAGGGTGAGAACGGCGTTGTCGAGCAGGTCCAGGCCCCCGGCATACCGCTGCTCCGCACTTGCGGGCGCAAAACTCGAGAAGTGCGACTCGAGCTGTTGAAGCGTTCTCCAGGTGTCCGATGAAAGCTGTTCTTTCAGGTGCCACGCCACCCGCCGCAGCTCTTTCAGATTCCAACGAAGACTCGAAGTCTGCGATGGGTCGTAGACCATCTCCGTCAGCGACCGTTGAACGGACCAGCGCTGTTCCCCGATAGATGCGGTCGACGCTTCCTCCGGCAGATATGCCATGCCCGCCAGCAGCCGGACTGCGGTTTCAAGCGAGACGGCGCGGCCGAAATCTTCTTCGCTGGAGACCGCCGGCCACAGCGTTCGCAGGAACCGCACGCGGGCTTCGACTCGTTCGGCATAGCGGCCGAGCCAGAAAAGGTTGTCGGCGACGCGGCTCGGCAGATCATCCCGGGTCGAGCGCACTGAAATCTGAAGCGATGACTGGTGGCGCGCCGGCACTGCTTCGTCGGGCCGTCCCAGAACCCAGGTATCTTTGCTGCGTCCTCCCAGGTGCATCGAAACCACAAGCGAGGAGTCCTGAGTCGAGACTCGCGTCAAGCCGCCCGGCAGCGCGGCGTACGAGTTGCCTTTGCGCGCCGCGTAAACGCGCAGCACGGCGTGCCGTGGAACAATACCGTTGTCCGCGTAGACGGGAATGGTGGAGAGCGCCACCCTTTCCTGCGCCACGAAGTCTTGCGGCCGCGATTCGATTCTTTTTACCAGCGCCTCGTATGCCGGGCGACGCATCGTTCCCGGGAAATCCGGATGCTGGCCGACCCGGGAGAAGGCGGGCTTGATCACCAGTTCTTTGAAGTGCTCTTCAACGTACCGGCGCGGAACGTCCTGTCCGCACCACCACGTTGCGACCGAAGGCATTTTCAACTCCTCGGCGAGCAGGTGCCGGCAGAGGCCGGGCAGGAATGCCATCAATGCGGGCGTTTCAACCAGGCCGCTGCCGAGTGCGTTGTCGATCACGACAGAACCGTTTCGCACAGCCTCGACCAGGCCGGGCACACCCAGAAGCGAATCGCCACGCAGTTCCAGCGGATCGGCGAAACTGTCGTCGACCCGCCGGAGAATGACATCGACGGGCTTCAAACCGGCCAGCGTCCTGAGATAAACCCGGCGGTCCAATACGGTCAGGTCCGCGCCCTCCGCCAGTGTGAAGCCCCATTGTCCCGCGAGAAACGAATGCTCAAAATAGGTTTCGCTGTTCGGCCCGGGTGTCAGCAGCACGATCGTCGGGTGCGATCCCCCGTTTGGCGCAAGCGAGAGCAGCGCGTCGCGCTTCATGTCATAGAAGCGCGCGAGCTGGCGCACCTGGGCGCGGTCGAACACATCCGGAAGCGTTCTGGCGCTGACCAGCCTGTTCTGCAGCGTATAGCCCATGCCGGACGGCGCTTGAGTCCGGTCGGCAATCACCCACCAACTCCCCGATGGCGAGCGGGCGATGTCCATCGCATAGCTGTGAAGATGGCCTCCGCCCTTCGGCGTAATTCCAAAACATGCGCGCAGGAAATGAGGATTCGCCAGCACCAGCGCTGCCGGAAGGAGGCGCTGGTGAATCAGGCGCTGCTCGCCGTAGAGATCGGA includes these proteins:
- the glgP gene encoding alpha-glucan family phosphorylase, producing the protein MSTTADDRDAGDVLTLEELGNLTREAGKPAETLMNVVALIASHFHSDVCSAYLLEPDRATLVLAATLGLNPECIGTLRMALHEGLAGLVAEEVRPVAVEQVSKHPRFKYFSEAGEDDYQSFLGVPLVERGVLQGVLVVQTIEPRQFRDVEVQMLVQAAAQVAPVVSEARTLDRFVAPTLDRLWSLARNLWWAWDHDSTSLFRDLDPARFRQLNHNPVSLLAEIPLDGVERRAQQLVLHSRINYAYRRQREYLEADRTWGAKHAGILRPRPVAYFSAEFGLHESIPIYSGGLGVLAGDHIKSASDLNIPLVGIGLFYGQGYFRQRLDRNGWQQEEYLETDVNSLPMEIAIAANGQPVMVQIETWSGAIRARVWRVKVGRCDLLLLDSNVSGNAPEDRDLTSRLYGGDGRVRIRQELLLGVGGFRALKALGITPGVLHLNEGHSAFAVLEAIRSRREEEGIGFEEAARRVSREVVFTTHTPVPAGHDRFHRELVEEHLGPLRQALGLSHDRLMEFGRENPFNPDEGFCMTVLGLKLSRRANAVSALHGEVSRAMWTVLYPGKSEDAVPIGHITNGVHVPTWLAPQMFRLYDRHFGPGWHEHSSDPGIWEGIDRVDDGELWETHLSLKSQLLEFVRLRAIEQNKLRGEPSIAVRRVLSPDALTIGFARRFATYKRANLILADIEKLASMVNDAKRPVQFIFAGKAHPHDEPGKRVLQQIAELMKHREFGDKFVFVEDYDINVGRYLVQGVDVWLNNPRRPLEASGTSGQKVVLNGGLNLSILDGWWAEAYDGLNGFAIGTGRTHTRMDIHDTRDGEDLYRVLHDEVIPLYYHRDHDGLPRGWIKRMKRTIRTLGWRFNADRMVMDYTTNCYIPAAGGRSSSSAGGLS
- a CDS encoding circularly permuted type 2 ATP-grasp protein; the encoded protein is MPVRTNTETNRLQYRPLPDYWDEALLPSVFPRRHWRKLFVELGRMGFDQLSRRWRTSQQLIQSQGITYNVGNLADGSEYSWPMDPIPLVISASEWAAIEQAVIQRAALLNAILSDLYGEQRLIHQRLLPAALVLANPHFLRACFGITPKGGGHLHSYAMDIARSPSGSWWVIADRTQAPSGMGYTLQNRLVSARTLPDVFDRAQVRQLARFYDMKRDALLSLAPNGGSHPTIVLLTPGPNSETYFEHSFLAGQWGFTLAEGADLTVLDRRVYLRTLAGLKPVDVILRRVDDSFADPLELRGDSLLGVPGLVEAVRNGSVVIDNALGSGLVETPALMAFLPGLCRHLLAEELKMPSVATWWCGQDVPRRYVEEHFKELVIKPAFSRVGQHPDFPGTMRRPAYEALVKRIESRPQDFVAQERVALSTIPVYADNGIVPRHAVLRVYAARKGNSYAALPGGLTRVSTQDSSLVVSMHLGGRSKDTWVLGRPDEAVPARHQSSLQISVRSTRDDLPSRVADNLFWLGRYAERVEARVRFLRTLWPAVSSEEDFGRAVSLETAVRLLAGMAYLPEEASTASIGEQRWSVQRSLTEMVYDPSQTSSLRWNLKELRRVAWHLKEQLSSDTWRTLQQLESHFSSFAPASAEQRYAGGLDLLDNAVLTLSAFSGLLMENTTRGAGWRFLEIGRRMERALQTSELLHSSLDSATADVEPSLHVLLQIADSSITYRRRYPTVVQTDLVLELLVADESNPRSVAFQLATLHHQFVRLQAREEGAGNSPEQELVTKALDAIHSTAMTDIARREAGGSFGALDQLVGSLKTDLWDLSDALTERYFSNLTACRFTASW
- a CDS encoding transglutaminase family protein, which encodes MLFQVTHTTRYIYETPVSHSLNEVRLTPRTFADQNVRKTGIHVQPEPAFMHGRKDYYENDVTSFELFEKHERLEIRSESVVEVNPGKGGPPPLMSWNDARAAIAGQSDEATIEASEFIYSSPHVSVTPQLDEYARASFVTGRTILETIQDLTHRIHADFKYRPQSTSISTPLAEVMKNRRGVCQDFAHVMIGAVRSQRLAARYVSGYVRPGPKVQGAQASHAWVSVFFPGAGWLGFDPTNDLMVSDSHITLAWGRDYADVTPVKGISLGGGSQTVEVEVYVQPAAAIGPEGR